The Benincasa hispida cultivar B227 unplaced genomic scaffold, ASM972705v1 Contig2125, whole genome shotgun sequence region ATTCTGGGCATGGATTGGTTGGCTGCCAACCATGCTAGTATAGATTGTTCCCGTAAAGAGGTGAATTTTAACCCTTCTAGAGAAGCCAACTTTAAGTTCAAAGGGGTTTGGACAGTAGTCTCGCCTAAGGTGATTTCAGCAGTTAAGGCCAAGAGATTGATTAGCCAAGGTGTCTGCAGTATCTTGGCTAGCATAGTTGACAAAGGGAAACCAAGGTTGCACTAACCTCTGAACCAGTTGTGAGAGATTATCCGATGTATTCCCGGAAGAACTTCCAGGATTGCCTCCACCAAGGGAGATTGATTTTACGATTGAACTGAAGCCAGACACTATTCCTATATCCAAAGCTCCGTACAAAATGGCTCCGGCAgaattgaaagaattaaaggttcaaTTGTAGGAACTGCTTGATAAAGGGTTCATACGACCCAATGTTTCCCCGTGGGGTGCACCAGTATTGTTTGTGAAGAAAAAGGATGGGTTGTTATGTTTATGCATAGACTACAgggagttgaataaggtgaccattaagaataagtacccgcTTCCTAGAATCGATGACCAGTTTGACCAGCTACAGGGTGCTACCGTATTTTCCAAGATTGACCTACGGTCAGGTTACCATCAGCTGAGGATCAGGGATAGTGATATTCCGAAGACTGCATTTCGATCCAAATATGGGCATTACGAGTTCATTGTAATGTCTTTTGTTCTGACTAATGCTCCAACGGtattcatggatttgatgaactGGGTGTTCAAGGACTTCCTAGATGCCTTTGTAATCGTTTTTATTGAGACATTTTGATATACTCCAAGACAGAGGTGGAGCATAAGGAACATCTTAGGAAGGTCCTAGGAACAGTTAGGGAAAACAAACTGTATGCAAAGTTTTCTAAGTGCGAGTTCTGGCTACGAAAGGTGTCCTTCCTTGGGCACGTGGTGTCGAAGGACGGGGTTTCAATGGATCCAGCTAAGATTGAAGCCATTACCAATTGGCCCTGCACTACGACGGTCAGTGAGGTGCGTAGTTTCCTGGGTTTGGCCGGATACTATCGTAGGTTTGTAGAGAATTTATCCAGCATGGCCATGCCATTGACCCAGCTAACCAGGAAGGGAGCTTCGTTTGTTTGGAGCAAAGCGTGTAAGGACAGTTTTCAGGACCTCAAGCAGAGGTTGGTTTCAGCCCTGGTTCTCACCGTACCAGACGGCTCCAGGAACTTCGTGATCTACAGTGATGATTATAAGAAGGGTTTGGGTTGTGTGCTTATGCAACATGGTAGGGTGGTCGCCTATGCCTTTCGCCAGTTGAAGAACCATGAGCGCAACTATCCTACCTATGACTTTGAATTAGCAGCGGTATTGTTTGCCCTGAAGATCTGGAGACACTACTTGTATGGGGAAAAGATCCAAGTGTTCATCACCACAAGAGtctgaaatacttcttcacctagaaagagttaaacatgaggcaaCACGGTGACTCGAGTTAGTAAAGGATTATGACTGCGAGATTCTCTACCACCCAGGTAAGGGCGAATGTGGTAGCCGATGCCCTCAGTTGAAAGGTAGCTCATTCGGCCGCCTTGATCACTAAGTAGGTTTAGTTGTGTAAAGACCTGGAACAAGTAGAGATTACGGTGGCAGTGGGGGAAGTCACTTCGCAGCTAGCCTAGTTGACAGTGCAACCAATCTTGAGGCAGAAGATTATTGATGCACAGCGGGGTGATCTCGACTTGGTTCAGAAGTGTTGTCAGGTAGGGTCAGGTCAGGCAAGTGAATTTTCTATGTCAGTGGACAAGGGTCTTTTGTATCAGGGACGGTTGTGCGTCCCAGCAGATGATGGGTTAAAAGGGGAACTCTTGGCGGAAGCTCATAACTCTCCATTCTCGATGCACCCAGGTAGTACCAAGATGTAAAACGATATTACTGGTGGCCCAATATGAAAAGGGAGATAGCTAAATATGTCAGTAGATGTTTAGTCTGTCAGCAGGTGAAGGCCTTGAGGCAGAAGATAGTAGGCTTGCTACAACCTTTGGATGTGCTAGAGTGGAAATTGGAGAGGATGGCTA contains the following coding sequences:
- the LOC120069092 gene encoding uncharacterized protein LOC120069092 produces the protein MIVEEYEEEFDKLSCFATEAKRVERCKQVGHTVDQCPSSGSGSAGGHPPSLHQGSSSRQQQQGRSMPPVVRKLSTRDIGDSCERLSDVFPEELPGLPPPREIDFTIELKPDTIPISKAPYKMAPAELKELKVQLELNKVTIKNKYPLPRIDDQFDQLQGATVFSKIDLRSGYHQLRIRDSDIPKTAFRSKYGHYEFIVMSFVLTNAPTTEVEHKEHLRKVLGTVRENKLYAKFSKCEFWLRKVSFLGHVVSKDGVSMDPAKIEAITNWPCTTTVSEVRSFLGLAGYYRRFVENLSSMAMPLTQLTRKGASFVWSKACKDSFQDLKQRLVSALVLTVPDGSRNFVIYSDDYKKGLGCVLMQHGRVVAYAFRQLKNHERNYPTYDFELAAGRLCVPADDGLKGELLAEAHNSPFSMHPGEGLEAEDSRLATTFGCARVEIGEDGYGFYYGVAQDSEGFLGDWVVIDRLTKVAHFILGNPTYVVSKWDQLYMKEIVKLHGVPVSIVSDRDPRFTSSFWKSLQAALRSQLNFSTTFHPQTNGRTERLNQTLEDMLCACALEFSGGWDSHLHLAEFAYNNSYQ